A genomic stretch from Petrimonas mucosa includes:
- a CDS encoding M48 family metallopeptidase, which produces MKFSFVMIVTLIFLQACGSVPFTGRSQLSLVSNEQVVALSLQQYQDFMRSAPVERNTTNAQMVQRVGSRVANAVETFYRNNGYESELQYYQWEFNLVKDNSVNAFAMPGGKIVIYSGLLPVTQTEEALAVVVGHEIAHVIARHAQERVSQQMALEYGGAIAGSLLGSSVGGQIGQQVFGLGAQYGVMLPYARKQEYEADEIGLIVMAMAGYDPRAAIPFWTRMAQSSQGTVPEFLSTHPTDEKRIARLEQIMPNILQYYKGSGIQNTTNQPIKTQTSVPAKTEEPKTSKEWTF; this is translated from the coding sequence ATGAAATTCTCCTTTGTGATGATCGTCACTCTCATTTTTCTGCAGGCATGCGGAAGCGTCCCGTTTACGGGTAGAAGCCAGTTAAGCCTGGTTTCCAACGAACAGGTGGTAGCGCTGAGTCTGCAGCAGTACCAAGACTTTATGCGCTCGGCTCCTGTCGAGAGGAACACAACCAATGCCCAGATGGTTCAAAGAGTGGGATCACGGGTGGCCAATGCCGTGGAAACCTTCTACAGAAACAATGGTTACGAATCTGAATTGCAGTATTACCAGTGGGAATTCAATCTGGTGAAGGATAACAGCGTTAATGCATTTGCCATGCCTGGCGGCAAGATTGTCATCTACAGCGGGCTTCTGCCGGTGACACAGACAGAGGAGGCATTGGCCGTAGTGGTCGGACATGAGATTGCCCACGTCATTGCTCGCCATGCCCAGGAAAGGGTTAGTCAACAGATGGCACTGGAATATGGAGGTGCCATTGCCGGTAGCTTGCTGGGTAGTTCGGTGGGCGGTCAGATCGGACAGCAGGTGTTCGGGCTCGGCGCACAATATGGCGTAATGCTGCCATACGCACGCAAACAGGAGTACGAGGCCGATGAGATCGGTCTTATCGTCATGGCTATGGCGGGATATGATCCCCGGGCAGCCATCCCGTTCTGGACAAGAATGGCACAAAGCTCCCAGGGCACTGTTCCCGAATTTCTCAGCACCCACCCAACGGATGAAAAACGGATCGCCAGGTTAGAGCAAATCATGCCCAATATCCTGCAATACTATAAAGGAAGCGGCATTCAGAACACCACAAACCAACCCATCAAAACCCAAACCTCGGTTCCTGCAAAAACAGAAGAGCCTAAAACCTCCAAAGAGTGGACATTTTAG
- a CDS encoding DNA-directed RNA polymerase subunit omega — protein sequence MDYRKTNAPQNTETRDVMKLAEPVGNVYEMVRIISKRANQLSVEMKQDLDAKLQEFASYTDNLEEVFENHEQIEISRFYEKLPKPSLIALQEWKEGEIYYRNPAKEKEQF from the coding sequence ATGGATTACAGAAAAACAAATGCACCTCAAAACACCGAAACGCGCGATGTGATGAAACTTGCCGAGCCGGTTGGGAATGTCTACGAGATGGTTCGCATCATCAGCAAGAGAGCCAATCAGCTCTCTGTTGAAATGAAGCAGGATCTGGACGCCAAACTGCAGGAATTTGCTTCTTATACGGACAACTTGGAGGAGGTTTTTGAAAATCATGAGCAGATAGAGATCTCCCGTTTTTATGAAAAACTACCCAAGCCAAGCCTGATTGCCCTGCAAGAGTGGAAAGAGGGAGAGATATATTACCGAAATCCGGCAAAAGAAAAGGAACAGTTTTAA
- the ltrA gene encoding group II intron reverse transcriptase/maturase: MNPGKHGNLQMSLFDEWERGQKVKGTDVFSSGSGLVRDEWLSGCKEERALTQDLMSDITDLKNLDAALRQVISNRGSAGIDGMTVDELRDWLNSHQRELQRQLMTGTYQVTAVKEVLIPKPDGGKRQLGIPTVKDRLVQQAISQVLSKRYDPIFSEYSYGFRPRRNAHQALRKAGEYVAEGKDWVIDIDLAKFFDEVNHDRLLWQLSTRVGDKRVLKLIGKFLRAGMLIGGMANQRVKGTPQGSPLSPLLSNIVLDELDKELERRGHCFVRYADDIIIMVGSEPAAERSMQSLSKFIENRMRLRINKEKSHIVRPHQLNYLGHTILKGGSLGLSRKSEQRFKAKLKSLTKRNRGISFDQLISELNPVLRGWLNYFKHAKMKSRLRNLEAWLRRRLRCYRLKQCKRALGIARFLTKLGVPWNRSWTTAGSSKGWFRLSMTHAAHEGMNLEWFKKTGLYSLTANYG; encoded by the coding sequence ATGAACCCAGGTAAACACGGGAACTTACAGATGAGTCTTTTTGACGAATGGGAGCGTGGCCAAAAGGTGAAGGGGACTGACGTATTCAGTTCAGGAAGCGGTTTGGTACGGGACGAGTGGTTGTCAGGTTGCAAAGAGGAACGAGCCTTAACCCAAGATTTAATGAGTGATATAACGGACTTAAAGAATCTTGATGCCGCATTGCGGCAAGTAATCAGTAACAGGGGAAGTGCGGGCATTGACGGGATGACCGTTGACGAACTTAGAGATTGGCTTAACAGCCACCAACGAGAACTTCAACGCCAGTTAATGACAGGCACATACCAAGTTACGGCAGTTAAAGAGGTATTAATCCCGAAGCCTGATGGCGGGAAACGCCAACTGGGTATTCCCACGGTCAAAGATCGCTTGGTACAACAAGCGATAAGCCAAGTACTGTCGAAACGTTATGACCCTATATTCTCCGAATACAGCTACGGTTTTCGTCCACGGCGTAACGCTCATCAAGCATTACGTAAAGCGGGCGAATACGTGGCCGAAGGAAAGGATTGGGTTATCGACATAGACTTGGCAAAATTCTTTGACGAGGTGAATCACGACCGATTGCTTTGGCAGTTAAGTACTCGCGTTGGTGACAAGCGCGTACTTAAGTTGATAGGTAAATTTCTTCGAGCAGGAATGCTAATCGGGGGGATGGCCAATCAACGGGTGAAAGGGACACCGCAAGGCAGCCCACTATCACCCCTGTTGTCGAATATCGTCTTAGACGAACTGGACAAGGAGTTAGAGCGGAGAGGACACTGCTTTGTACGCTACGCCGATGATATTATCATAATGGTCGGAAGCGAACCAGCCGCGGAGCGATCGATGCAAAGCCTCTCCAAGTTTATCGAAAATCGGATGCGATTAAGAATAAACAAGGAAAAGAGCCATATCGTCCGTCCTCATCAACTCAATTATCTCGGTCATACTATCTTAAAAGGCGGGAGTTTAGGATTAAGCCGAAAGAGCGAACAACGCTTCAAGGCGAAACTAAAATCGCTTACCAAACGCAACAGGGGCATTAGCTTCGATCAGTTAATAAGCGAGCTAAATCCCGTTCTACGAGGCTGGCTAAACTACTTCAAGCACGCAAAGATGAAAAGTCGTCTTCGCAACCTTGAAGCTTGGCTTCGTCGTAGATTAAGATGCTATCGTTTAAAACAATGCAAACGGGCGTTGGGCATAGCCAGGTTCTTGACCAAGTTGGGCGTTCCTTGGAACCGGAGCTGGACAACGGCGGGAAGTTCTAAGGGATGGTTTAGACTGTCAATGACCCACGCTGCACACGAGGGAATGAACCTTGAATGGTTCAAGAAAACGGGACTTTACAGTTTAACGGCCAATTACGGTTAA
- a CDS encoding outer membrane protein assembly factor BamD, translating to MRAKPVCFLLLVVLMASCGEYNKILKSTDREMKYTYAKKYFEEGKYSRSITLLEELVPFFKGTDKAEESLYLLGQSYYNSKDYLSATEMFTTYYNTYPKGEYAEPALFYAAYGLYLDSPDAKLDQSKTYKAIAEFQRYIEEYPQSERSEQAKEYMFELQEKLAYKELLSAQLYLNLGNYMGNNYEAAVITAREAMKSYPFSKYNEEYQMIILRARFEYAERSTLETQPERYRMVLDEYYNYKNTFPDGKYMAEAERYYKRAQSKIEALPS from the coding sequence ATGAGAGCAAAACCTGTATGTTTTTTATTGCTTGTTGTATTGATGGCCTCTTGCGGTGAATATAACAAGATATTGAAAAGTACCGATAGAGAGATGAAATACACGTATGCAAAGAAGTATTTCGAAGAAGGTAAATACAGTCGCTCAATAACCCTGCTCGAGGAGCTGGTACCCTTTTTCAAGGGAACCGACAAGGCTGAGGAGTCGTTATATCTGTTGGGTCAAAGCTATTACAATTCAAAAGACTATCTCTCCGCGACAGAGATGTTCACTACATATTACAATACTTACCCCAAAGGTGAATATGCCGAGCCAGCCCTCTTCTACGCAGCCTATGGCCTCTATCTCGATTCGCCCGATGCCAAGCTGGACCAGTCCAAGACCTACAAGGCGATTGCTGAATTCCAACGTTACATTGAGGAGTATCCTCAAAGCGAACGATCGGAACAGGCCAAGGAGTATATGTTTGAACTGCAGGAGAAACTGGCATACAAGGAGCTTCTGTCGGCACAGCTCTACCTCAACTTGGGAAACTACATGGGTAACAACTACGAGGCGGCTGTCATTACTGCCCGTGAAGCGATGAAAAGTTATCCCTTTTCGAAATACAACGAGGAGTATCAGATGATTATTCTGCGAGCACGCTTTGAATATGCTGAGCGGAGTACATTGGAAACCCAGCCCGAAAGGTACCGCATGGTGCTTGATGAGTACTACAACTATAAGAATACATTCCCGGACGGGAAATATATGGCTGAAGCCGAAAGGTACTACAAGAGGGCGCAAAGCAAGATTGAAGCGTTACCTTCATAA
- a CDS encoding serine hydrolase domain-containing protein, with translation MKKTIFLLIALLCISATVKNGPKESGTTYAKTVLQPYVDSGQLAGAISVFYKDGVQETCCIGYADVSKKRPIKMDNLFMQCSQTKGFCGVTIAKLVEEGRISLDDPVSKYLPEFSELWVLDGENDTVKTLRKAKNVLTVRMVLNHTGGFPFEISAKRPDVRGGGWSGGAPLRQTASIAAASPIMFEPGTRELYSNTGIDIGAAIVEVVTGMKWEQYLKKEVLDPLGMKSTSFWPTDKQLQNKIELYLTKENGPAEWREEMEWQQRPYNDSHVFPSAGAGLWTTASDQLKFYKMLMNLGLGENGVRILKEETVKNLLALSTRPKGMGGYSLGLSAPEEESEDAWFGHGGAWGTNCSVNWHKKQLKLWVVQSAGGGQPWLAEVDKAAEKFFAQPLGKSGVDAYTGRMK, from the coding sequence ATGAAGAAAACGATCTTTTTGCTGATTGCCCTGTTGTGTATATCAGCCACAGTAAAGAATGGGCCGAAGGAGTCCGGGACAACTTATGCAAAAACAGTACTGCAACCCTACGTGGATAGTGGTCAGCTGGCAGGTGCCATTAGTGTATTCTATAAGGACGGTGTACAGGAGACCTGCTGCATAGGCTATGCCGACGTCTCCAAAAAACGTCCGATAAAGATGGACAATCTATTCATGCAATGTTCACAGACAAAAGGATTCTGCGGTGTCACAATCGCCAAGCTGGTGGAAGAGGGGCGGATTTCACTCGACGATCCGGTTTCAAAGTATCTTCCGGAGTTTTCAGAACTATGGGTGCTGGATGGAGAAAACGACACTGTCAAGACCCTTCGCAAGGCAAAGAACGTCCTTACCGTTCGTATGGTGCTCAACCATACTGGAGGTTTTCCATTCGAAATTAGTGCCAAGCGCCCCGATGTCAGGGGTGGGGGATGGTCAGGAGGGGCTCCTCTTCGCCAGACGGCCTCCATTGCCGCCGCATCGCCCATCATGTTCGAGCCCGGTACCCGCGAGCTCTATTCCAATACGGGAATTGACATTGGTGCAGCTATCGTCGAAGTTGTTACAGGGATGAAGTGGGAACAGTATCTCAAGAAAGAGGTACTTGATCCTCTGGGAATGAAGTCCACTTCGTTCTGGCCAACCGACAAACAGCTCCAGAACAAGATAGAACTCTATCTGACCAAAGAGAATGGTCCAGCAGAGTGGCGTGAAGAGATGGAATGGCAACAACGGCCCTATAATGACTCCCATGTATTTCCATCTGCCGGTGCCGGTCTCTGGACCACTGCCAGCGACCAGTTGAAATTCTATAAGATGCTGATGAATCTTGGTTTGGGAGAGAATGGCGTGCGCATCTTGAAAGAGGAAACGGTGAAGAATCTTCTCGCTCTTTCCACCCGTCCCAAGGGTATGGGGGGGTACTCCCTCGGCTTGTCAGCTCCTGAAGAGGAGAGTGAAGATGCTTGGTTTGGTCACGGTGGCGCCTGGGGTACCAACTGCTCCGTCAATTGGCACAAGAAACAGCTTAAGCTTTGGGTGGTTCAATCCGCCGGAGGGGGACAGCCCTGGCTTGCCGAAGTCGACAAAGCGGCCGAGAAGTTCTTCGCGCAGCCATTAGGCAAATCTGGCGTTGACGCATATACTGGAAGGATGAAGTAA
- the aspA gene encoding aspartate ammonia-lyase, whose protein sequence is MNRKTFSQSGETRTEHDLIGEMEVPSTHYYGIQTLRAVENFGISRSKLYHYPQFIRGLADVKAAAAMANKELGLLDPVIADAIVTACNEIKAGHLHDQFVVDMVQGGAGTSTNMNANEVIANRALEIMGFMKGDYTHCHPNNHVNLSQSTNDAYPTALKIALYRSIGELINALKELVVAFRKKGEEFAGVIKMGRTQLQDAVPMTLGQEFEAFATTLEEEVSRLGENRKLLLEINMGATAIGTGINADPEYTAVCTRYLAEISGIDVVPAANLIEATGDTGVFIMNSSVIKRLAVKLSKICNDLRLLSSGPRTGLNEINLPPMQPGSSIMPGKVNPVIPEVVNQIAYKVIGNDLTVTMASEAGQLQLNVMEPIIAYSVMESIEMLINGINTLRSRCVTGITANRDRCREMVLNSIGLVTALNPYLGYENSTRVAAEALRTGKGVYDIVLENKLIEKERLEEILKPEKMIQPRKIE, encoded by the coding sequence ATGAACAGGAAAACCTTTTCTCAGAGCGGGGAGACACGCACCGAACATGATCTGATCGGTGAAATGGAGGTTCCCTCAACACACTATTACGGCATCCAGACCCTACGGGCAGTTGAAAACTTCGGAATCAGCCGTTCAAAACTCTATCATTACCCTCAATTCATCAGGGGACTGGCCGATGTGAAAGCAGCAGCCGCAATGGCCAACAAGGAGTTGGGACTGCTGGACCCTGTCATCGCCGATGCCATTGTCACGGCCTGCAACGAAATCAAAGCTGGCCATCTCCACGATCAGTTTGTGGTGGATATGGTACAGGGCGGTGCAGGCACCTCAACCAATATGAATGCCAACGAAGTGATTGCCAACCGGGCATTGGAGATCATGGGATTCATGAAAGGAGATTACACCCATTGCCATCCCAATAACCATGTCAACCTCTCCCAATCGACCAACGATGCCTATCCTACGGCACTTAAGATTGCCCTCTACCGGAGTATCGGCGAACTGATCAATGCATTGAAGGAGCTGGTCGTTGCTTTCCGGAAAAAAGGGGAGGAGTTTGCCGGGGTCATCAAGATGGGACGCACCCAATTGCAGGACGCAGTACCGATGACACTGGGACAGGAGTTTGAAGCGTTTGCCACCACACTGGAAGAGGAGGTCTCTCGCCTGGGCGAAAACCGTAAACTGCTGCTGGAGATCAATATGGGTGCAACCGCAATAGGTACCGGCATCAATGCCGATCCCGAATATACAGCCGTCTGTACCCGCTACCTGGCAGAAATATCGGGTATTGATGTAGTTCCGGCTGCCAACCTGATTGAAGCCACCGGCGATACGGGTGTCTTCATCATGAACTCATCGGTCATCAAACGGCTGGCCGTAAAATTGTCGAAGATCTGTAACGATCTGCGATTACTCTCATCTGGACCGAGAACAGGGCTGAACGAGATCAATCTGCCGCCCATGCAGCCCGGCTCCTCCATCATGCCCGGCAAGGTAAATCCAGTCATTCCAGAGGTAGTCAACCAGATAGCCTACAAGGTGATTGGTAACGACCTGACCGTCACCATGGCTTCTGAAGCTGGACAACTCCAGTTGAACGTGATGGAGCCGATCATCGCCTATTCGGTGATGGAGAGTATCGAGATGCTGATCAACGGCATCAATACGCTGCGCAGCAGATGCGTGACAGGGATTACGGCAAACAGGGATCGTTGCAGGGAGATGGTACTGAACAGTATTGGACTGGTCACTGCGCTGAACCCCTATCTGGGGTATGAAAACTCCACCCGGGTAGCTGCCGAAGCGTTGAGAACCGGCAAGGGAGTTTATGATATCGTACTGGAGAACAAGCTGATCGAGAAAGAGAGACTGGAGGAGATCCTGAAACCGGAAAAGATGATCCAGCCACGAAAAATAGAGTGA
- a CDS encoding DUF4293 domain-containing protein has product MLQRIQTLYLLLASICMLVATVTPLASFLYNGETVVFEAMGIYRNGGLESSTWALFAIGAIGSLLPFVTLFLYKTRILQIRFSVFNIFLMIGFYLYFGFLIYRINPEAGLQFQTIGIGSIMPVIAIILTYLAIRRIGADEMMVRSFHRLRK; this is encoded by the coding sequence ATGTTGCAGAGAATTCAGACCCTCTATTTGCTGCTTGCCTCTATCTGTATGCTGGTAGCTACGGTAACTCCTTTGGCATCTTTCCTCTATAATGGTGAAACCGTAGTTTTTGAAGCGATGGGGATCTATCGGAACGGTGGTCTTGAAAGTTCAACCTGGGCGCTGTTTGCCATAGGTGCGATTGGCTCCCTTTTGCCGTTCGTAACGCTCTTCCTCTACAAAACCCGTATCCTGCAAATCAGGTTTTCCGTCTTCAATATTTTTCTGATGATTGGGTTTTACCTCTATTTCGGTTTCCTGATTTACAGGATCAATCCCGAGGCCGGGTTACAGTTTCAGACGATCGGGATCGGATCAATCATGCCGGTCATTGCCATCATCCTGACCTATCTTGCCATTCGCAGGATCGGTGCAGATGAGATGATGGTCAGGTCGTTCCACCGGCTGCGAAAATAG
- a CDS encoding GH3 auxin-responsive promoter family protein, whose amino-acid sequence MIKQITRAVFRSYYNSVEKFIDHPHATQEKILNYLLEHGRNTRYGSEHQFDEIRSVSDFQRRVPVTTYEDLRPYLNKIIREKERNVLWDSPVKWFAMSSGTTEDKSKYIPVTRESLQHCHYRCGYHMLGLYANSYPDTEFFLGKTLVLGGSKQVNSIGNSTFTGDISAILMKNLPAIVKLARTPERIALLPDWEEKLKRLSEYAKGADIRALLGVPSWMLVLLKKISEETGKELPELWKNLEVFFHGGVSFTPFRQQYERLIPSARMRYWETYNASEGFFGVQFSDRSNEMLLLLDNEVYYEFLPVGEWDKVSPQTVTLSEVEVGKQYALVISTSGGLWRYKIGDTIEFTSTNPYLFRITGRTRQYINAFGEELIVDNADRAMAEACRITRAKVTEYTAAPIYFDDQHGGAHEWLIEFEESPADMDQFKMVLDEQLKKLNSDYEAKRSYNLSLGMPVIRVLEQGCFYKWMKYREKVGGQNKVPKLSNDRKYVDSILEALDLKS is encoded by the coding sequence ATGATCAAGCAAATTACGAGAGCTGTTTTCAGATCTTATTATAATTCGGTCGAGAAGTTTATCGACCATCCCCACGCCACGCAGGAGAAAATTCTGAATTACCTGCTGGAGCACGGGAGAAATACACGTTACGGTTCGGAACATCAATTTGATGAGATCCGTTCTGTCTCCGATTTTCAAAGGAGAGTTCCCGTTACAACCTATGAAGATTTACGGCCCTACCTCAATAAGATCATCAGGGAAAAAGAGCGGAACGTGCTTTGGGACTCGCCCGTGAAGTGGTTTGCCATGTCGAGCGGGACTACCGAGGACAAGAGTAAATATATTCCCGTTACACGGGAGTCGTTACAACATTGCCACTACAGGTGCGGGTACCATATGTTGGGTCTCTACGCCAACAGCTATCCCGATACGGAATTTTTTCTGGGAAAGACATTGGTACTGGGTGGGAGCAAGCAGGTCAACAGCATCGGGAACAGCACATTTACCGGTGATATTTCGGCCATCCTGATGAAGAACCTCCCCGCTATTGTCAAGTTGGCCCGCACGCCGGAGAGGATCGCCCTGCTGCCCGACTGGGAGGAGAAGTTGAAGAGGCTGTCTGAATACGCAAAAGGAGCAGATATCCGTGCCCTCCTCGGGGTTCCCTCCTGGATGCTGGTTCTGTTGAAGAAGATTTCAGAGGAGACCGGAAAGGAGTTACCCGAACTGTGGAAAAATCTGGAAGTATTCTTTCACGGCGGAGTAAGTTTCACCCCGTTCCGCCAGCAATATGAGAGACTGATTCCTTCAGCCAGGATGCGCTACTGGGAAACTTACAACGCCTCGGAAGGTTTTTTCGGAGTCCAGTTCTCGGACAGGTCCAATGAGATGTTGCTCTTGCTGGATAACGAGGTGTATTATGAATTTTTGCCGGTAGGGGAGTGGGATAAGGTCTCCCCGCAGACCGTGACACTCTCGGAGGTAGAGGTTGGAAAGCAATATGCCCTGGTCATCTCAACGAGCGGTGGTTTGTGGCGTTACAAAATTGGCGATACCATCGAATTTACCTCTACCAACCCTTACCTGTTCAGGATTACGGGCAGAACGCGACAGTATATCAATGCTTTTGGCGAAGAACTGATTGTAGATAATGCCGACCGGGCAATGGCGGAGGCTTGCCGGATTACCCGGGCAAAAGTGACCGAATATACGGCTGCACCGATCTATTTCGACGACCAACATGGTGGCGCGCACGAATGGCTGATCGAATTCGAGGAGAGCCCAGCCGATATGGACCAGTTCAAAATGGTTCTGGATGAGCAGTTGAAAAAATTGAACTCCGATTATGAAGCCAAACGATCCTATAACCTGTCGCTCGGCATGCCGGTGATTAGGGTTCTGGAACAGGGTTGTTTTTATAAGTGGATGAAATACAGGGAGAAAGTGGGTGGACAAAACAAGGTGCCTAAATTGTCGAACGACAGGAAGTATGTTGATAGCATCCTGGAAGCGTTGGATTTAAAATCCTAA
- a CDS encoding DNA gyrase/topoisomerase IV subunit A: protein MQLNPVEEEDIVLTGSSQHSNPKIITRLSEDSPMNLSKMYQDWFLDYASYVILERAVPNVVDGLKPVQRRILHAMKRMDDGRYNKVANIIGFTMQFHPHGDASIGDALVQLGQKDLLIDCQGNWGNVHTGDGAAAPRYIEARLTKFALEVLFNPKTTEWKPSYDGRNKEPIALPAKFPLLLAQGTEGIAVGLTSKILPHNFNELCDAAVAYLQGKSFRLYPDFQTGGYIDVEKYNDGERGGSVKVRAAIKKLDNKTLVITSLPYGRTTASVVDSIIKANDRGKIKIKKVDDITAENVEIHVQLAPGVSSDRTIDALYAFTDCEISISPNCCIIDGDKPHFLTVSDVLRISTDRTRELLRQELEIDKQEKQEALLFASLEKIFIEERIYKDKEFENAPDMEKAISHIDKRLERYKPSFVREITPEDILKLMEIKMARILKFNSDKAEENIARFRSEIEEIDHNLNNLTDYTIAWYLMLKEKYGKNYPRRTEIRSFENIEAVKVAEANEKLYINREEGFIGTGLKKDEFVCNCSDIDDIIVFFKDGKYKVVKVSDKMFVGKGILYANVFKKNDNRTIYNVVYRDGKNGPNYIKRFPVTGVTRDKDYDLTKGNPGSRILYFSANPNGEAETVRVILKPKPRQRILQFEKDFSEIAIKGRGAMGNILTKADVHRIMLKQKGLSTLGGRKVWFDPDVLRLNYDEEGIYLGEFLGSDRILVVNRNGDFYTCNFDLSNHFEPGYLRIEKYDEQKIWSAALFDADQGYAYLKRFTLDATDKVANFLGENPASRLFLLTDTVFPRVEAIFGGGDAFREPLEIDVESFIGVKSYKAKGKRISNYEVSEVKELEPTRFPEPETPESDKPSKVEIEAEEPLTINEADLLDEITGQMSLFDGV from the coding sequence ATGCAATTGAATCCGGTAGAGGAGGAGGATATCGTTCTCACCGGTTCATCGCAACACTCCAACCCGAAGATTATTACACGGTTATCTGAAGACTCGCCCATGAACCTGAGTAAAATGTATCAGGACTGGTTTCTGGATTACGCTTCATATGTGATTCTGGAGCGTGCGGTTCCGAATGTGGTTGACGGTCTGAAGCCGGTGCAGCGACGCATCCTGCATGCCATGAAGCGGATGGATGACGGGAGATACAACAAGGTTGCCAATATTATCGGCTTTACGATGCAATTCCACCCTCACGGGGATGCTTCCATCGGCGATGCTCTCGTTCAGCTCGGGCAGAAGGATCTGCTGATCGATTGCCAGGGTAACTGGGGAAATGTACACACCGGTGACGGGGCGGCCGCACCCAGGTATATTGAGGCGAGGCTGACCAAATTTGCGCTCGAGGTGCTCTTTAATCCCAAAACCACCGAGTGGAAACCATCCTACGACGGTAGAAACAAGGAGCCCATAGCACTCCCGGCCAAGTTCCCGCTACTGTTGGCACAAGGTACTGAGGGTATTGCCGTGGGGTTGACCTCGAAAATATTGCCGCACAACTTCAATGAACTGTGTGATGCCGCCGTTGCATACTTGCAAGGGAAAAGTTTCAGGCTCTATCCCGATTTTCAAACCGGTGGCTATATCGACGTTGAAAAGTACAACGATGGAGAGCGGGGCGGATCGGTGAAGGTCAGGGCTGCAATAAAAAAGCTGGATAACAAGACGTTGGTCATTACCAGTCTGCCCTATGGAAGAACAACGGCTTCCGTCGTGGATTCGATCATCAAGGCGAATGACCGGGGGAAGATCAAGATCAAGAAAGTGGATGATATCACGGCTGAAAATGTGGAGATCCATGTACAGCTGGCACCCGGTGTTTCATCCGACAGGACCATCGACGCCCTATACGCCTTTACCGATTGTGAGATCAGCATCTCTCCCAATTGCTGCATCATTGACGGTGACAAGCCCCATTTTCTTACGGTCAGCGATGTGCTCCGGATCTCAACCGACCGTACAAGGGAGCTGCTCCGGCAGGAGCTGGAGATCGACAAGCAGGAGAAACAGGAGGCACTCCTTTTTGCTTCACTGGAGAAGATATTTATTGAAGAACGCATCTACAAGGACAAGGAGTTTGAAAATGCTCCGGACATGGAGAAGGCCATCTCCCATATCGATAAAAGATTGGAGCGGTATAAACCATCATTCGTCCGTGAAATAACTCCGGAAGATATCCTGAAGTTGATGGAGATAAAGATGGCACGTATCCTGAAATTCAATTCCGACAAGGCTGAGGAGAATATTGCCCGTTTCCGGAGTGAAATTGAAGAGATCGACCACAACCTGAACAACCTGACCGACTATACCATCGCCTGGTACCTGATGCTGAAGGAGAAGTATGGCAAGAACTATCCGAGACGTACCGAGATCCGGAGTTTTGAAAATATCGAGGCTGTTAAGGTTGCCGAGGCAAACGAGAAGTTGTATATCAACCGCGAAGAGGGATTTATAGGGACCGGACTTAAGAAGGATGAGTTCGTCTGCAACTGTTCCGATATCGACGATATTATCGTCTTCTTCAAGGATGGAAAGTACAAGGTGGTGAAGGTGAGCGACAAGATGTTCGTAGGGAAAGGGATTCTCTATGCCAACGTCTTCAAGAAGAACGATAACAGAACCATCTACAACGTGGTTTACCGTGATGGGAAAAACGGCCCCAACTATATTAAACGTTTCCCGGTAACCGGAGTTACCCGGGACAAGGATTATGACCTGACGAAGGGTAACCCGGGTTCACGTATCCTCTACTTCAGTGCCAATCCCAACGGCGAAGCCGAGACGGTGCGTGTGATTCTCAAACCCAAGCCCCGTCAGCGGATCTTGCAGTTTGAGAAAGATTTCAGCGAGATAGCCATCAAGGGTAGGGGAGCGATGGGAAATATCCTTACAAAAGCCGATGTGCACCGCATCATGCTCAAGCAGAAGGGACTTTCAACATTGGGTGGGCGTAAGGTCTGGTTCGACCCCGACGTGCTGCGGCTCAATTATGATGAAGAGGGTATATACCTGGGAGAGTTTCTGGGCTCCGACCGGATACTGGTGGTTAACCGAAACGGCGACTTCTATACCTGTAATTTTGATCTGAGCAACCATTTTGAACCCGGTTATCTCCGCATCGAGAAGTACGATGAACAGAAGATATGGTCTGCCGCTCTTTTTGATGCCGACCAGGGGTATGCCTATTTGAAACGCTTCACGCTGGATGCTACCGACAAGGTAGCCAATTTCCTGGGCGAAAATCCGGCTTCAAGACTCTTCTTGCTGACCGATACGGTCTTCCCGCGTGTGGAAGCGATCTTTGGTGGCGGTGATGCTTTCCGTGAACCGCTGGAGATCGATGTGGAGTCGTTTATCGGTGTCAAAAGCTATAAGGCCAAGGGTAAGCGGATCTCCAATTACGAGGTGAGCGAGGTGAAGGAGTTGGAACCGACACGTTTTCCGGAGCCGGAGACCCCTGAGAGCGATAAGCCGTCGAAGGTGGAGATTGAGGCGGAAGAGCCGCTCACCATCAACGAGGCCGACCTGCTCGACGAGATTACCGGGCAGATGAGCCTTTTTGACGGAGTATGA